In Turicibacter sanguinis, a genomic segment contains:
- a CDS encoding ABC transporter permease — protein sequence MRGYLAFVKKELLEQVRTYKLLILLLIFFIFGMLSPLMAKLMPEILSQMPMDGITITIPDPTAIDSYSQFFKNLTQMGLIVLVLLFSGTLTTELSKGTLINVLTKGLTRYAVILAKYTVALVLWSFALLMALGVTYGYTAYFFSQDEIHHLLASVGCLWLFGVLILSLLMWAQTLVGNQYGSLLMVGIFVAGLFVLNLFPIFQDYNPIALVSENVAMLSRDYDISQLMSTSLISVILSIAFLALALTTFKNKRI from the coding sequence ATGAGGGGATATTTAGCTTTTGTAAAGAAAGAACTGTTAGAGCAGGTTCGCACGTATAAGTTACTGATTTTACTCCTCATTTTCTTTATTTTTGGGATGCTAAGTCCTTTGATGGCAAAGTTAATGCCTGAAATACTGAGCCAGATGCCGATGGATGGGATTACAATTACGATTCCAGACCCCACGGCGATTGATTCATATAGCCAGTTTTTTAAGAATCTGACGCAGATGGGATTAATCGTCCTTGTTCTCCTATTCAGTGGAACCTTAACGACTGAATTATCAAAAGGGACGTTGATTAATGTATTGACAAAAGGGTTAACACGATATGCGGTCATTTTGGCAAAGTATACGGTGGCACTTGTTTTATGGAGTTTTGCCCTTTTGATGGCACTCGGTGTGACATACGGGTATACGGCATATTTTTTCTCACAAGATGAGATCCATCATTTATTGGCGTCAGTGGGTTGCTTATGGTTGTTTGGAGTCTTAATTTTATCGTTGTTGATGTGGGCACAGACGTTAGTTGGCAATCAGTATGGAAGTCTTTTAATGGTGGGAATTTTTGTCGCAGGATTATTTGTTTTAAATCTTTTTCCAATATTTCAGGATTATAATCCGATTGCGTTAGTGTCTGAGAATGTGGCGATGTTGAGTCGAGATTATGATATCAGTCAACTGATGTCTACTAGTTTAATTTCAGTTATACTAAGCATTGCTTTTTTAGCATTAGCTTTAACGACGTTTAAGAATAAGAGAATTTAA
- a CDS encoding threonine aldolase family protein — protein MIRFESDYAEGAHPRILEKLILTNEEQTPGYGVDIYCDRARQLIKNLCQKDDCDVHFLVGGTQTNLIVISSILRPYQGVISAISGHINTHETGAIEATGHKVLAVESEDGKITAAQVKAVCDQHHQDAGRVHKVQPGMVYISQPTEYGTLYSLEELTNLSRVCKEYHLPLFVDGARLGYGMVSQINDVWMSDLANLCDVFYIGGTKIGALFGEAVVISNDAYKQGFRYNIKQRGGLLAKGRLLGLQFETLFEDNLYFEMSLHAVKLSMQLRQAFTEKGFELLYDSYTNQQFPILPNDVLEKLSKKYSFTYWKAIDELHSAVRLCTSWATKEEYVEQLVADIKAL, from the coding sequence ATGATAAGATTTGAAAGTGATTATGCGGAAGGGGCGCATCCACGTATTTTAGAAAAATTAATTCTAACAAATGAGGAACAAACACCAGGATATGGGGTCGATATTTATTGTGATCGTGCACGACAATTAATTAAAAATTTATGTCAAAAAGACGATTGTGATGTTCATTTTTTAGTAGGGGGAACACAAACAAATTTAATTGTTATTTCATCTATTTTAAGACCTTATCAAGGCGTTATCTCAGCTATTTCAGGACATATTAATACGCATGAAACAGGGGCAATTGAAGCGACGGGGCATAAGGTATTAGCGGTTGAAAGTGAAGATGGTAAAATTACCGCCGCTCAAGTAAAAGCTGTTTGTGATCAACATCATCAGGATGCTGGCCGTGTTCATAAAGTTCAACCTGGAATGGTTTATATTTCACAACCAACTGAATATGGAACACTTTATTCATTAGAAGAATTAACAAACTTAAGTCGAGTTTGTAAAGAATATCATCTTCCATTATTCGTCGATGGAGCTCGTTTAGGATATGGGATGGTCAGTCAAATAAATGATGTTTGGATGTCAGATTTAGCAAATTTATGTGATGTCTTTTATATTGGTGGAACCAAGATTGGGGCATTATTTGGTGAAGCTGTCGTTATTTCAAATGATGCCTATAAGCAAGGGTTTAGATATAATATTAAGCAAAGAGGTGGACTTTTAGCTAAAGGAAGATTGTTAGGCCTTCAGTTTGAAACGTTATTTGAAGATAATTTATACTTTGAAATGTCGTTACATGCTGTTAAGTTATCGATGCAGCTTCGTCAGGCATTTACTGAAAAAGGATTTGAATTGCTATATGATTCATATACAAATCAGCAATTCCCAATTTTACCAAATGATGTTTTAGAAAAACTATCAAAAAAATATTCATTTACTTATTGGAAGGCAATTGATGAATTGCATTCTGCAGTCCGACTTTGTACAAGCTGGGCGACCAAAGAAGAGTATGTTGAACAATTGGTTGCAGATATTAAAGCGTTGTAA
- a CDS encoding LacI family DNA-binding transcriptional regulator, protein MLLSTIKEVAKRAGVSVGTVSKFINNIEVKPKTRMAIEAAIKELNYEPNIYARGLKMNRTNTIALILPTVWHPFFSELAYNIEKNLRALNYKMILCNSEGDYKIELDYITMAKQNQVDGIIAITYSDIEAFISSNLPMVSVDRFFNEEITYVSSDNLMGGDLAAQKLIESGCQSICFIGEGSKKDNSTRNRKKGFINYCEEHRIDYQVCEMIGDHDKFDETLKQFLMDNLIQQKKIDGIFTVTDAYAYFIIEKLKEYHLSVPEDVQIIGFDGAKSSKKSVIEISTIRQPIELIAKHTVESIDALINKQTIEKEIILPVEFHQGSTTKH, encoded by the coding sequence ATGTTATTGTCAACAATTAAGGAGGTTGCTAAACGAGCAGGGGTATCTGTTGGAACTGTTTCAAAATTTATTAATAATATTGAAGTTAAACCAAAGACTAGAATGGCGATAGAGGCAGCGATTAAGGAATTAAATTATGAGCCTAACATTTATGCTCGTGGATTAAAGATGAATCGTACTAATACAATCGCCTTAATTTTACCAACTGTTTGGCATCCATTTTTCAGTGAATTAGCTTATAATATTGAAAAAAATTTAAGAGCTTTAAATTATAAAATGATTTTATGTAACTCAGAAGGAGATTACAAAATTGAATTAGATTATATTACAATGGCTAAACAGAATCAAGTTGATGGAATCATTGCCATTACGTATAGTGATATTGAGGCTTTTATTTCAAGCAATCTTCCAATGGTCAGCGTCGATCGCTTTTTTAATGAGGAAATTACATATGTCAGCAGTGATAACTTAATGGGGGGGGATTTAGCTGCTCAAAAGTTAATTGAATCCGGATGTCAATCGATTTGTTTTATTGGGGAGGGGTCGAAAAAAGATAATTCAACTCGTAATCGTAAAAAAGGATTTATAAATTATTGTGAAGAACATCGAATCGACTATCAGGTTTGTGAGATGATTGGGGATCATGACAAATTTGATGAAACATTAAAACAGTTTTTAATGGATAATTTAATCCAACAGAAAAAGATTGATGGGATTTTTACAGTAACTGATGCCTATGCTTATTTCATCATTGAAAAATTAAAAGAGTATCATCTTTCAGTGCCTGAAGATGTTCAAATCATCGGATTTGATGGGGCTAAGAGTTCGAAAAAATCAGTGATTGAAATTTCTACGATTCGTCAACCAATTGAGTTAATTGCAAAGCATACCGTTGAATCAATTGATGCTTTAATTAATAAACAAACGATAGAAAAAGAAATTATTTTACCAGTAGAGTTCCATCAAGGCAGTACAACAAAACACTAA
- a CDS encoding sucrose-specific PTS transporter subunit IIBC, whose product MSNKKYHTIAQNILLHLGGEENIISAASCATRLRVVVKDDQKIKVDEIENIDLVKGSFNNGGQFQIILGTGIVDEVYREFMGIVNLEEVSKAELKEAAGKKMNVFQRVLKSLADVFVPILPALVAAGLLMGLNNVLTAQGLFIEGKSIIEAYPQIADLADMINVFSNAAFTFLPVLIGFSATKIFGGTPVLGAVIGAIMIHPDLLNGYSYGQALLDGTVPAWSIFGYQIAKVGYQGTVLPVIVSSFVLAKIERKTRKVVPPMFDNIITPLVAVLVTAALTFVVIGPAMRVVGDGLTEAVMWLFFSLGPVGGAIYGVVYPLLVITGMHHSLVTAETQILANIGTLGGSPTFAVVAASNVAQGAAALAVMMIMKKNAKMKSLASAAGVSALLGITEPAVFGVNLKLKYPFVAALIGSAVASAYSTFMQVLSVSPGPAGLPGVIVIRPESMIQYMITLAIGFAITFVVTFVLAKIWGNKE is encoded by the coding sequence ATGAGTAACAAAAAGTATCATACTATTGCTCAAAATATCTTATTGCACTTAGGTGGAGAAGAAAATATTATTAGTGCCGCAAGTTGTGCAACACGTTTAAGAGTTGTCGTTAAAGACGATCAAAAAATTAAAGTGGATGAAATTGAAAATATAGATTTGGTTAAGGGGAGTTTTAATAACGGTGGACAATTCCAAATTATTTTAGGAACAGGAATTGTAGATGAAGTTTACCGTGAATTTATGGGGATTGTTAACTTAGAAGAAGTGAGTAAAGCTGAATTAAAAGAAGCAGCAGGGAAAAAAATGAATGTTTTCCAACGCGTTTTAAAATCATTAGCTGATGTCTTTGTTCCAATTTTACCAGCATTAGTTGCAGCCGGATTATTAATGGGATTAAATAATGTGTTAACCGCACAAGGTTTATTTATTGAAGGGAAGTCTATCATCGAAGCTTACCCACAAATTGCTGATTTAGCTGATATGATTAATGTTTTCTCTAATGCAGCCTTTACCTTCTTACCTGTATTAATCGGGTTCTCAGCGACTAAGATTTTTGGTGGAACACCAGTTTTAGGGGCAGTTATTGGAGCCATCATGATCCACCCGGATTTATTAAATGGGTATAGTTATGGACAAGCTCTATTAGATGGAACGGTTCCAGCATGGAGTATTTTTGGATATCAAATTGCAAAAGTAGGTTACCAAGGAACAGTTTTACCCGTTATCGTTTCATCATTCGTATTAGCTAAAATTGAAAGAAAAACACGTAAAGTCGTTCCTCCAATGTTTGATAATATTATTACACCATTAGTGGCTGTCCTTGTAACGGCGGCTTTAACATTCGTTGTGATTGGACCTGCTATGCGTGTTGTAGGAGATGGGTTAACAGAAGCTGTTATGTGGTTATTCTTTAGCTTAGGCCCAGTTGGAGGAGCTATTTATGGGGTTGTTTATCCGTTATTAGTTATCACAGGAATGCATCACTCATTAGTCACAGCCGAGACGCAAATTCTTGCAAACATTGGAACACTTGGTGGGTCACCAACATTTGCTGTTGTTGCAGCATCTAACGTTGCACAAGGGGCAGCAGCTTTAGCTGTTATGATGATCATGAAGAAAAATGCAAAAATGAAGAGTTTAGCTTCAGCTGCTGGGGTTTCGGCTTTACTTGGAATTACAGAGCCAGCAGTATTCGGAGTTAACTTAAAATTAAAATATCCATTTGTTGCAGCCTTAATTGGTTCAGCTGTTGCATCAGCTTATTCAACATTTATGCAAGTTTTATCAGTTTCACCAGGACCTGCAGGATTACCAGGGGTTATTGTGATTCGTCCAGAATCAATGATTCAATATATGATTACATTAGCAATCGGATTTGCTATTACATTTGTCGTAACTTTTGTTTTAGCTAAAATCTGGGGAAATAAAGAGTAA